In Kosmotoga arenicorallina S304, a genomic segment contains:
- the hydF gene encoding [FeFe] hydrogenase H-cluster maturation GTPase HydF: MLTTGGYRKYLGFFGKRNVGKSSLINRLVGQEISIVSEQPGTTTDPVYKSLEIHPIGPVTVIDTPGVDDVGDLGNLRVERAKKALYKIDLAILVVDSSWSDYEKWLVNSFEKMEIPFVIAINKSDIDLDRSDLIKRIEKFPHILVSAKTGEGIEKLRESIIKELPKEEEIPLLSDLIDGGEIVLLVVPIDLGAPKGKLIMPQVEAIRETLDREAICIVVKERELRWTLEKLKTPPALVVADSHLISRIAADVPEEIPLTTFSILEARHKGDLLELVKGVKAIENLTPESKVVIMEACSHIPLVEDIGRVKIPRWLTNHIGGGIEFEIKSGKEFPEDLENVDLIVHCGGCTLTRAMMLRRLREAKRRGIPISNYGVVISYLHGIINRVLKPFPEVQALLEETYNAGK, translated from the coding sequence ATGTTGACAACAGGTGGATACAGAAAATATCTCGGTTTTTTTGGGAAGCGGAATGTCGGAAAATCTAGCCTTATAAACAGACTTGTCGGACAGGAAATATCTATCGTAAGCGAACAGCCCGGCACCACAACAGATCCTGTATACAAATCCCTTGAAATACACCCCATAGGACCTGTTACTGTTATAGATACTCCGGGTGTGGATGACGTAGGTGATCTGGGCAACCTGCGCGTAGAAAGGGCAAAAAAGGCTCTATATAAAATTGACCTTGCGATTCTTGTTGTGGATAGTAGCTGGAGCGACTATGAAAAGTGGCTGGTAAATTCCTTTGAAAAGATGGAAATCCCCTTTGTGATAGCCATTAACAAAAGCGATATAGATCTTGATCGTTCCGATTTAATAAAGCGCATAGAAAAATTCCCCCATATATTAGTGTCAGCAAAAACAGGTGAAGGTATAGAAAAACTCAGAGAATCAATCATCAAAGAACTCCCGAAGGAAGAAGAAATCCCTTTGCTCTCTGACCTGATTGATGGTGGCGAAATAGTATTACTGGTTGTCCCGATAGATCTTGGAGCACCGAAAGGTAAGCTCATTATGCCTCAGGTGGAAGCAATCAGGGAAACCCTCGACAGAGAAGCGATTTGCATTGTTGTTAAAGAACGGGAATTAAGATGGACACTTGAGAAACTAAAGACCCCTCCGGCCCTTGTAGTTGCAGATTCGCATCTTATAAGCAGAATAGCTGCTGATGTTCCTGAAGAAATACCTCTTACAACTTTTTCCATTCTTGAAGCCCGCCACAAAGGTGATCTTCTAGAATTGGTAAAGGGGGTAAAGGCAATTGAAAATTTGACACCTGAAAGTAAAGTGGTAATCATGGAAGCCTGCTCTCATATTCCTCTTGTTGAAGACATCGGGCGAGTAAAAATTCCACGATGGCTTACCAATCACATTGGTGGAGGAATAGAGTTTGAAATAAAGTCAGGAAAGGAATTTCCAGAAGACCTCGAAAACGTGGATCTGATTGTACACTGTGGAGGTTGCACCCTCACCCGAGCCATGATGCTACGAAGGCTTAGGGAAGCAAAAAGACGTGGCATTCCTATTTCGAACTACGGCGTGGTAATTTCATATTTACACGGTATCATTAACAGAGTCCTGAAGCCCTTCCCGGAAGTGCAAGCTTTGCTTGAAGAGACCTATAACGCGGGAAAATGA
- the hydE gene encoding [FeFe] hydrogenase H-cluster radical SAM maturase HydE translates to MDNKRFEIIKEIKEKGLEKLFAVAIRALEEIPLSKEEIVYLLTLEEGEERRLLFKLANAFRHDYMGDMVFIKGVIEFSNYCRKNCAYCGIRASNKVHRYRMSPDEIISVAINMAKLGVDTIILQSGEDPYYDLETLEHIVSTIRSTTYVPVSLSIGELPKPAYLKLKHAGASKVLLKHETINKKIFEAVHPDDDYDERIDLLDYIVSLGYVGGSGNIIGLPGQVIEDIADDILFMKRIGVKMIGLGPFVPAEGTPLQKFPHGDPELTLNTYAAIRLTMPRVFMPATTALGTIDEKKQFEAFNAGCNVIMCNFTPEKYRKDYMIYTGKAKVEFFQTAKRLKEMGFKLSVKILRELEKHEKEVMDRC, encoded by the coding sequence ATGGATAATAAACGCTTCGAAATTATTAAAGAAATAAAAGAAAAAGGCCTTGAAAAGCTTTTTGCAGTCGCTATAAGAGCTCTTGAAGAAATTCCTCTTTCTAAAGAAGAGATTGTATACCTTCTTACCCTTGAAGAAGGGGAAGAAAGAAGGCTTTTATTCAAATTGGCTAATGCTTTTAGGCATGATTACATGGGGGATATGGTTTTCATAAAGGGCGTGATTGAGTTCTCAAACTATTGCAGAAAAAATTGTGCTTATTGTGGTATCAGGGCTTCAAACAAAGTACACAGATACAGAATGTCACCCGATGAAATTATATCTGTTGCAATAAATATGGCAAAACTCGGTGTTGACACAATAATCCTGCAATCAGGTGAAGATCCCTATTATGACCTCGAGACCCTTGAGCATATAGTATCCACTATAAGAAGCACGACCTATGTTCCGGTTTCGCTTTCAATCGGTGAGCTACCAAAGCCTGCGTATTTAAAACTAAAACACGCAGGAGCTTCAAAGGTCTTGTTGAAACATGAAACCATTAATAAGAAAATATTTGAAGCGGTTCATCCTGATGATGATTACGATGAAAGAATTGATTTGCTCGACTACATTGTTTCATTAGGCTATGTAGGTGGTTCGGGAAATATTATCGGACTTCCAGGGCAAGTTATTGAGGACATTGCAGATGATATTCTCTTTATGAAGCGCATTGGGGTAAAAATGATTGGCTTAGGACCCTTTGTACCAGCGGAAGGCACACCTCTTCAGAAATTTCCACACGGAGACCCCGAACTTACATTGAATACGTATGCTGCAATCAGGCTTACTATGCCTCGTGTTTTCATGCCCGCTACTACCGCGCTTGGAACAATAGACGAAAAGAAACAATTTGAGGCTTTCAATGCTGGCTGCAATGTTATAATGTGCAATTTCACGCCGGAAAAATACAGAAAAGACTATATGATTTACACAGGAAAAGCAAAAGTGGAGTTTTTTCAAACAGCCAAAAGGCTTAAAGAAATGGGCTTCAAATTGAGCGTTAAGATCCTCAGAGAACTTGAGAAACACGAAAAGGAAGTGATGGATCGATGTTGA
- the hydG gene encoding [FeFe] hydrogenase H-cluster radical SAM maturase HydG — MVVKTELKNFIDVEEIQNHLENTKEPEPKKIEAIVQRSLDKNRLEPEEVATLLNASSYEAKELIFEGAKELKQRIYGNRIVLFAPLYIGNKCINDCVYCGFRSSNREVLRKTLSMNDLETEAKALVSRGHKRLILVYGEHPLYNADFIAATVRKVYSVKEGNGEIRRVNINAAPLEVDDYKKVKEAGIGTYQIFQETYHPETYKKMHPRGPKSDFLYRLYGLDRAMEAGIDDVGIGALFGLYDWKFEVMGLLYHTIHLEERFGVGPHTISFPRIEPAIGTPITEQPPYQVSDEDFKHLVAVIRLAVPYTGLILTAREPIEIRREVLKLGVSQIDAGSNIGVGAYSTEDKEAYRKSQFSLGDTRPLDVVIRELAEDGYVPSFCTACYRLGRTGEHFMEFAIPGFVKRFCQPNAILTFFEYLNDYASSETREAGLERIREEISSIDKPEIKETLLKYCERLENGERDLYF; from the coding sequence ATAGTTGTGAAAACCGAACTTAAAAATTTTATCGATGTTGAAGAAATTCAAAACCATCTTGAAAACACAAAAGAGCCAGAGCCGAAGAAGATTGAAGCCATCGTTCAGCGCTCGCTGGACAAGAACAGGCTTGAACCAGAAGAAGTTGCAACGCTGCTTAACGCAAGTAGTTACGAGGCAAAGGAGCTCATTTTTGAAGGTGCGAAGGAATTAAAACAAAGGATTTATGGGAACAGAATAGTGCTTTTTGCTCCATTGTATATTGGCAATAAGTGTATAAACGATTGTGTATATTGTGGATTCAGATCGAGCAATCGTGAAGTGCTAAGAAAAACACTTTCTATGAATGATTTAGAGACAGAAGCAAAGGCTTTGGTCTCACGTGGGCACAAACGCCTAATCCTTGTTTATGGCGAACATCCCCTTTATAATGCGGACTTCATAGCCGCTACTGTTAGAAAGGTATATTCTGTAAAAGAAGGTAATGGAGAAATCAGAAGGGTTAATATAAACGCAGCTCCTCTTGAAGTAGATGATTACAAAAAAGTCAAGGAAGCTGGAATTGGTACATATCAGATTTTTCAGGAAACCTATCACCCTGAGACGTATAAAAAAATGCATCCCAGAGGTCCAAAGTCGGATTTTTTGTACAGGTTATATGGGCTTGACAGAGCGATGGAGGCAGGTATAGACGACGTTGGAATTGGTGCTTTGTTCGGGCTGTACGACTGGAAATTTGAAGTTATGGGACTGCTATATCATACTATTCATTTAGAAGAGCGATTTGGTGTCGGCCCACATACTATCTCTTTCCCGAGGATAGAGCCAGCTATTGGCACTCCTATCACCGAACAACCACCGTATCAGGTATCAGATGAAGACTTCAAACACCTTGTTGCGGTAATCAGGCTGGCGGTGCCTTATACAGGGTTAATCCTTACCGCTCGTGAACCCATAGAAATAAGAAGAGAAGTGTTAAAACTGGGTGTATCACAAATAGATGCAGGTTCAAATATAGGTGTCGGAGCATATTCCACTGAAGACAAAGAAGCCTATAGGAAATCACAATTTTCCCTTGGTGATACCAGACCACTTGATGTTGTGATAAGAGAGTTGGCCGAAGACGGTTATGTTCCTTCCTTTTGCACGGCTTGTTATCGCCTTGGCAGGACCGGGGAACATTTCATGGAATTCGCTATCCCCGGTTTTGTGAAGAGATTTTGCCAGCCAAATGCCATTCTTACCTTTTTCGAATACCTTAATGATTACGCTTCTTCTGAGACCAGAGAAGCTGGCTTGGAAAGAATCCGGGAGGAAATAAGCAGTATCGATAAGCCTGAAATAAAAGAGACTCTGCTTAAATATTGTGAGAGGTTGGAAAATGGTGAAAGAGATCTTTATTTCTAA
- a CDS encoding YifB family Mg chelatase-like AAA ATPase, translating into MIGLNAYRIAVEVDVDKKAVIHDIDIVGLGDTVVKESKKRVKSALKNSGFPFPRGKITINLAPSDIKKEGSYLDLPMAVGILKASDIVQKDISKFLFFGELGLDGTVRKVRGVLPALLKLSEEKEKPTVILPASNESEASILKNIDAYTVKNLSELVAFLNGNIKKNPIAYKEPELKHIVAEDFSDIKGQEFAKRAAEVAAAGAHNLLLKGSPGCGKTMLARRIPGILPRMSLEEAIETTKIYSVASLLDGKGLVIERPFRSPHHTASTTAIIGGGSEAKPGEISLAHNGVLFLDELPEFRRDVLEALRQPLEDGDVTISRARLTVTYPARFMLVAAQNPCPCGWYGDRSHECSCSWNDIKRYNKKISGPIEDRIDIFVDMPRLEFSEYSEKRKSESSKNIRERVERARERQYARMKVLGKYFNSQLNHREIEELISLDSTGAKLLESAVEKLRLTGRSVDKVLKVSLTIADLEGSEKVLPRHIAEAIQYRKKEVNL; encoded by the coding sequence ATGATTGGATTGAATGCTTACAGGATAGCAGTAGAAGTTGATGTTGACAAAAAAGCTGTGATTCATGATATTGATATAGTTGGTCTGGGCGATACAGTAGTAAAAGAGAGCAAAAAAAGAGTCAAGAGTGCTCTAAAGAATTCCGGATTTCCCTTCCCAAGAGGAAAAATAACCATAAATCTCGCACCAAGCGATATCAAGAAAGAGGGTTCTTATCTCGATCTTCCTATGGCTGTTGGTATTTTGAAAGCTTCTGACATTGTTCAGAAGGACATTTCGAAGTTTCTTTTCTTTGGTGAGTTGGGCCTAGATGGCACGGTTAGAAAAGTTAGGGGCGTGCTTCCGGCTCTTTTGAAACTTTCTGAAGAAAAGGAAAAACCAACTGTGATACTTCCTGCTTCAAATGAATCTGAGGCTTCAATTCTTAAAAATATAGATGCATACACTGTGAAAAACCTTTCTGAGCTCGTTGCATTCCTCAATGGAAATATAAAAAAGAATCCCATAGCTTATAAGGAACCGGAGCTGAAACATATTGTTGCAGAAGACTTTTCAGACATAAAAGGCCAGGAGTTTGCAAAGCGAGCAGCGGAAGTCGCCGCCGCTGGTGCACACAATTTGCTTCTTAAAGGGTCACCGGGATGTGGCAAGACAATGCTTGCCAGAAGGATACCGGGAATCCTTCCCAGAATGTCTCTTGAAGAAGCCATAGAAACAACAAAGATTTATAGTGTTGCTTCATTGCTTGATGGAAAAGGCCTGGTAATAGAGCGTCCTTTCAGGTCACCACATCATACAGCTTCTACTACGGCTATCATTGGCGGAGGAAGCGAGGCAAAACCCGGTGAAATAAGTCTTGCGCATAATGGTGTATTATTCCTCGATGAGCTTCCAGAATTCAGGCGGGACGTTCTTGAAGCGCTCAGACAGCCACTTGAAGATGGTGATGTAACAATATCCAGGGCCAGACTCACAGTTACATATCCGGCGAGATTCATGCTCGTTGCTGCTCAAAATCCCTGCCCTTGTGGTTGGTATGGGGACAGAAGTCATGAATGCTCGTGCTCCTGGAATGACATCAAGCGGTACAATAAAAAGATTTCAGGCCCGATAGAAGACAGGATAGATATTTTTGTAGATATGCCACGGCTGGAATTTTCTGAATATTCTGAAAAGCGGAAGAGTGAAAGCTCCAAAAACATTCGTGAAAGGGTTGAAAGAGCCAGAGAGCGGCAATACGCGCGCATGAAGGTACTTGGGAAGTACTTCAACAGCCAATTAAACCACAGGGAAATTGAGGAGCTTATCTCCCTGGATTCAACGGGAGCAAAACTTCTGGAATCTGCCGTTGAAAAACTGAGACTCACAGGACGTAGTGTAGATAAAGTTTTGAAAGTATCTTTAACTATTGCTGATTTGGAAGGTTCCGAAAAAGTCCTTCCACGACACATAGCCGAAGCCATTCAATACAGGAAAAAAGAAGTTAACCTCTAA
- a CDS encoding prenyltransferase/squalene oxidase repeat-containing protein, translated as MKPKTLVVILALFSSLFFGAINIDQAINDGITFLRNNQESNGTWFYDDVLVSHEIIESLVSAFGAERVKDMASKFAEYVSKNIEVQTAFLSYDYLFKLDDLDLLSEYMSLNLAYKILGKPNLKFELKINRLILRKESEILSMEDLDFIQVLRFLAVGKFALTPGITKRALSMLEKEENVKRLECCYYLLKYGYPVSEETINSIAEYMKSKLEKYKEEKGTISEGKLTQLALGAIILSLGESDNSITKEIIDFLLSKQNKDGSWGNSEEIATTFMTTALVLEALGYY; from the coding sequence ATGAAACCCAAAACATTGGTTGTTATATTAGCACTATTTTCTTCGTTATTCTTTGGAGCCATAAATATTGATCAAGCTATTAACGATGGAATAACGTTTTTGCGGAATAATCAAGAATCGAACGGTACGTGGTTTTATGATGATGTCTTGGTCAGCCATGAGATTATTGAATCGCTCGTGAGCGCTTTTGGCGCTGAGCGTGTAAAAGATATGGCCTCAAAATTTGCCGAATATGTGAGCAAAAATATTGAGGTACAAACCGCATTTCTTTCATACGACTACCTTTTCAAACTCGATGATTTGGATTTGCTCAGTGAATATATGTCACTGAACCTGGCTTATAAAATCCTGGGCAAGCCAAACCTGAAGTTTGAGTTGAAAATTAACAGGCTTATCTTAAGGAAAGAATCAGAGATACTTTCCATGGAAGACTTGGACTTCATACAGGTTTTACGCTTCTTAGCCGTAGGTAAGTTTGCACTTACTCCAGGGATAACTAAAAGGGCATTATCCATGCTTGAAAAAGAAGAAAATGTGAAAAGGTTGGAATGCTGCTATTACCTTTTGAAGTATGGTTATCCTGTTTCTGAAGAAACAATAAATAGTATCGCTGAATATATGAAATCAAAACTAGAAAAATACAAGGAAGAAAAAGGAACGATTTCCGAAGGAAAATTGACACAACTTGCCCTTGGAGCAATAATTTTAAGTCTTGGAGAATCAGATAATAGCATAACCAAAGAAATTATCGATTTCTTGCTTTCAAAGCAAAACAAAGACGGAAGCTGGGGAAACAGCGAAGAAATTGCGACAACATTTATGACAACCGCTCTTGTTTTAGAAGCTCTTGGATATTACTGA
- a CDS encoding NUDIX domain-containing protein — translation MFQKTHYVSVRGVIVENGKILVVKHAHSNRPPFWCFPGGRVEDDETLSQALQREMIEETGLKVKVENVVYTQEFVQERLLELFFLCKIESGKAKLGSDPDNPGPPILVDLLWASPEELLSMPVYPRNLVHMIAAGNLQQINHQVLYVKEELSNFAD, via the coding sequence ATGTTCCAGAAAACACATTATGTTAGTGTCCGCGGAGTGATTGTTGAAAACGGCAAAATCCTGGTTGTGAAACATGCTCATAGCAACCGACCTCCCTTCTGGTGCTTTCCTGGCGGCAGAGTTGAAGATGATGAAACATTATCCCAAGCCCTTCAGCGAGAAATGATCGAAGAAACTGGCCTGAAAGTTAAGGTAGAAAATGTTGTTTATACTCAAGAGTTTGTACAGGAAAGACTTTTAGAGCTTTTCTTCCTTTGTAAGATTGAAAGCGGAAAAGCCAAATTAGGGTCGGATCCTGACAACCCGGGCCCTCCAATTTTAGTTGACTTGCTTTGGGCGTCTCCTGAAGAGCTTCTTTCAATGCCAGTATATCCACGTAATCTTGTACATATGATTGCCGCCGGTAACTTGCAACAGATAAATCACCAGGTGCTTTACGTAAAGGAAGAGCTCTCGAATTTTGCGGACTAA
- the hpf gene encoding ribosome hibernation-promoting factor, HPF/YfiA family: MKFNIYAKELTVTETMREHLEKKLSKVEKIFGEDRFISMDVRILKERGQYKLEVTAHLSGIVVRVEEKGTDFYLAVDKLADTFEKRLKRFKERKSIKHKLSVREITDSLSVPEYAEEEGSMITRRKRFFIKPMTLEEALLQMEMLGHTFFVFRNAESGEVNVLYARKNGSVGLIEMTE; encoded by the coding sequence ATGAAGTTCAATATTTACGCGAAAGAACTCACTGTTACCGAAACAATGCGTGAACACCTTGAAAAGAAACTCTCCAAAGTGGAAAAAATCTTCGGTGAGGACAGGTTTATTTCAATGGACGTGAGGATTTTAAAAGAAAGAGGGCAGTACAAACTGGAAGTAACGGCACATTTATCGGGGATAGTTGTTCGAGTAGAGGAAAAAGGTACAGATTTTTACTTAGCCGTTGACAAACTTGCAGATACCTTTGAAAAACGTTTAAAGAGATTCAAGGAAAGGAAATCCATAAAACATAAATTGAGTGTAAGAGAGATAACTGATTCACTATCGGTTCCTGAATATGCGGAAGAAGAGGGGAGTATGATAACCAGAAGAAAGCGTTTTTTTATCAAGCCAATGACACTCGAAGAAGCTCTTCTTCAGATGGAAATGCTCGGGCACACATTCTTTGTTTTTAGAAATGCGGAAAGTGGTGAAGTAAACGTTCTATATGCAAGAAAAAATGGTTCTGTTGGTCTTATTGAAATGACTGAATGA
- a CDS encoding S1 domain-containing protein — protein sequence MDNESYTGNIYLGKVESVVPSLEAAFVNIGIGKNAFLRFKDSQGKQTLEKGKKSWFR from the coding sequence ATGGATAACGAAAGTTATACTGGAAATATTTATCTTGGGAAAGTTGAAAGTGTGGTTCCAAGCCTTGAAGCTGCATTTGTAAACATTGGAATTGGTAAGAATGCTTTTCTCCGATTCAAAGATTCTCAGGGCAAGCAGACGCTCGAAAAAGGGAAAAAATCCTGGTTCAGGTAA
- a CDS encoding Rne/Rng family ribonuclease, which produces MGSKGPQVTLKVSIPGRSIVYIPFSKHIGISKKITEKDERDRLMKIARDALKEGEGLIFRTAAYGVSAETIQEELEKLRVLWQKIEQQFKRGRKPKLLYEEPSLVEYILRERLTENTREIVVDNEYLWHDVVQGISKFKTGFKPIVRFVEEDAFSHEGIYEMLKVLYARVVHLKSGGNIIIDRTEAMTIIDVNSASDTSGNDVSETSLKTNLEAASEIARQLRLRNIGGIIVIDFIDMKSDTARNEVLKRLSEELKKDKARSYIMGFTRLGLLEMTRKRSTAAIGSKIYSNCPVCKGIGLIEAPKIVYQRLLKDLQKVFKDSKIKSAEVEVYQNLSGILTPDVQKGLAKSLKGDLKFHFTWPVPTTYNIKFSKK; this is translated from the coding sequence ATTGGTTCCAAAGGACCTCAGGTTACTTTGAAAGTCAGCATACCAGGAAGAAGCATAGTTTACATACCCTTCTCCAAACACATCGGGATTTCCAAGAAGATAACAGAAAAAGATGAGCGTGACAGACTCATGAAAATTGCACGTGATGCTCTAAAGGAAGGAGAAGGTTTGATTTTTCGAACAGCCGCTTATGGCGTTTCAGCTGAGACCATTCAGGAAGAGCTGGAAAAGCTCAGAGTATTGTGGCAAAAAATTGAGCAACAATTCAAAAGAGGAAGAAAACCCAAACTCTTATATGAAGAACCGAGTCTTGTAGAATATATTCTCAGGGAGCGCTTAACAGAAAACACAAGGGAAATCGTTGTGGATAATGAGTACCTTTGGCATGATGTAGTACAGGGAATAAGTAAATTCAAAACGGGGTTCAAGCCTATTGTAAGATTTGTTGAAGAAGATGCCTTCTCACACGAAGGAATCTATGAAATGCTGAAAGTTCTTTATGCAAGGGTAGTCCATCTCAAAAGCGGCGGAAACATCATTATCGATAGAACAGAGGCTATGACAATTATCGATGTTAATTCTGCAAGCGATACTTCCGGAAATGATGTCTCGGAAACTTCGTTAAAAACAAATCTTGAAGCGGCTTCTGAAATAGCCAGGCAACTTAGGTTGAGAAATATAGGGGGAATAATTGTCATAGACTTTATCGACATGAAATCAGACACAGCACGCAATGAAGTGCTCAAGCGTTTAAGCGAAGAACTAAAAAAGGACAAAGCACGATCATATATTATGGGCTTTACTCGTTTAGGGCTTCTCGAAATGACGAGAAAGCGTTCTACTGCTGCCATAGGATCCAAAATTTACTCGAATTGCCCTGTTTGTAAAGGAATCGGCTTAATAGAAGCACCAAAAATCGTTTACCAGAGGTTGTTAAAAGATCTCCAAAAAGTCTTCAAAGACAGCAAAATCAAATCAGCGGAAGTTGAAGTGTATCAGAATCTTTCAGGCATTCTCACTCCAGATGTCCAAAAAGGTCTTGCAAAGAGTTTAAAGGGAGATTTGAAATTCCACTTTACCTGGCCGGTTCCAACAACTTACAATATCAAGTTCAGCAAAAAATGA
- a CDS encoding HD-GYP domain-containing protein translates to MLGEHLHISSEFMRLSGKELSVLKVIVEALPYAVFGVYEGRIVAASDSILRAIGAEEFKEIENKFLNDFLSTPIELPDRCYEPFEVEFNSMRGTTFKGSVTTGVMTIGERSVQFVFVSTAEPFAGTRPSWQTPIFEGATESLMKTLNTEKLCKTIHHYTEKISGCRTSFIFVLDSRSQELSCLSARINGNEVSPEHFPAISLYKNAEEEIAYAVRTGEIIYIPDCNLSLCVEKGKMGIVTTGLRNIVETASFNGFQAHSVLIIPLKIRDVNAGAILILCNKINAIERTAVSFLEVLSKYVAYALNNSLVHQKTKIINLKLQELLSNEKMHANGYQQSIINLAEITSSFVEKKDPYTVGHQKRVAKLSKEIARELGLSPSKIRAIEFAASIHDIGKIEIPESVLLKSGKLNSKEFNMIKHHPEVGYTIAHAVNFPWSVDNTILHHHERLNGSGYPEGLKGKSIEEEAKILAVADVMEAMTHDRPYRKAMSYEEALSEIEKKSNTLYEGEIVKACEKLFDEGFKFQ, encoded by the coding sequence ATGCTCGGAGAACATCTTCACATATCTTCTGAGTTTATGCGTTTATCTGGAAAGGAGCTTTCAGTTTTAAAAGTTATTGTTGAAGCTTTGCCTTATGCGGTATTTGGAGTTTACGAAGGAAGAATAGTTGCGGCAAGCGATAGCATATTGAGGGCAATTGGTGCTGAAGAGTTTAAGGAAATCGAAAACAAGTTTTTGAATGATTTTTTAAGCACACCTATTGAATTACCGGATAGATGCTATGAGCCTTTTGAAGTTGAGTTCAACAGTATGAGAGGAACCACGTTCAAAGGCTCTGTGACAACCGGTGTTATGACGATAGGTGAAAGAAGCGTGCAATTTGTTTTTGTCAGTACTGCTGAGCCCTTTGCTGGAACCAGACCAAGCTGGCAGACCCCGATTTTTGAAGGAGCAACCGAAAGCCTTATGAAAACTTTAAATACCGAGAAACTTTGCAAGACAATCCATCATTACACTGAGAAAATATCAGGTTGCAGAACATCATTTATTTTTGTTCTTGATAGCAGATCGCAGGAACTAAGCTGTTTATCTGCAAGAATAAATGGGAATGAAGTTAGCCCGGAGCATTTCCCTGCAATTTCTCTTTACAAAAATGCAGAGGAAGAAATAGCATATGCTGTACGCACGGGTGAAATAATATATATTCCGGATTGCAACCTGAGTCTTTGTGTTGAAAAAGGCAAAATGGGCATTGTGACCACGGGCTTGAGAAACATTGTTGAAACAGCTTCTTTTAATGGATTCCAAGCACATTCGGTTCTTATCATCCCGCTAAAGATAAGAGATGTAAATGCAGGCGCAATTTTGATACTTTGCAACAAGATCAATGCCATTGAACGTACGGCTGTTTCATTTCTTGAAGTGCTATCAAAATATGTAGCGTACGCACTGAATAACTCACTTGTGCATCAAAAGACAAAAATCATCAATCTAAAATTACAAGAATTACTAAGTAATGAAAAAATGCATGCTAATGGCTATCAACAGTCAATTATAAATTTAGCGGAAATAACCTCTTCTTTTGTAGAAAAAAAAGACCCTTATACTGTAGGACATCAAAAAAGAGTGGCTAAACTTTCAAAAGAAATTGCAAGAGAGCTCGGACTTTCGCCTTCAAAAATAAGGGCTATAGAATTTGCTGCGAGTATCCATGACATTGGCAAGATCGAAATTCCCGAATCGGTTCTTTTGAAATCTGGAAAGTTAAATTCAAAGGAGTTTAATATGATAAAACACCATCCGGAAGTTGGTTATACTATTGCGCATGCCGTTAATTTCCCCTGGTCGGTGGATAATACAATACTTCATCACCACGAACGCCTGAATGGTTCGGGGTATCCTGAAGGACTAAAAGGCAAGAGCATCGAAGAAGAAGCAAAAATTCTTGCCGTTGCTGATGTGATGGAAGCCATGACCCACGATAGACCTTATAGAAAAGCTATGAGCTATGAAGAAGCGCTGAGTGAGATAGAGAAAAAGAGCAATACCCTCTACGAAGGCGAAATCGTAAAAGCATGTGAGAAGCTTTTTGATGAGGGTTTCAAATTTCAGTAG
- a CDS encoding DUF5320 domain-containing protein has product MPYGFGRGFGSGCGRGYGRGFGPGYGWGYGRGFGPRRGGYDYGEPGFGYGPYEPDPATEEQMLLDYKAYLEEEKKYLERELAEVNKRIDELKNQGR; this is encoded by the coding sequence ATGCCTTATGGATTTGGAAGAGGATTTGGGTCTGGATGCGGAAGAGGCTATGGTAGGGGTTTCGGGCCAGGCTATGGCTGGGGCTACGGTAGAGGATTTGGGCCACGTCGGGGAGGTTATGATTACGGTGAACCAGGTTTTGGTTATGGTCCTTATGAACCAGATCCTGCTACCGAAGAACAGATGCTTCTTGATTACAAAGCTTATCTGGAGGAAGAGAAGAAATACCTTGAAAGAGAACTCGCAGAGGTCAATAAAAGGATAGATGAATTGAAAAATCAAGGGAGGTGA
- a CDS encoding DUF5320 domain-containing protein, translating to MPGFDRTGPMGEGPMTGRGLGYCARPGTGVYAYGYNRRWFWPGRSFFGMRGPRLAWRHGWFGRGYNYGRGFGRGYGRGYGRGWW from the coding sequence ATGCCTGGATTTGACAGAACAGGTCCCATGGGTGAAGGTCCAATGACTGGTAGAGGTCTGGGATATTGTGCCAGACCCGGTACAGGTGTTTATGCTTATGGTTATAACAGGCGATGGTTTTGGCCCGGTCGTAGCTTCTTTGGAATGAGGGGACCCAGACTTGCCTGGCGACACGGATGGTTTGGAAGAGGATACAACTATGGTCGGGGTTTTGGCCGGGGATATGGAAGAGGCTACGGACGAGGCTGGTGGTAG